Within the Azospirillum brasilense genome, the region GCCCGACGATGCCGCCGGAACAGACCTTCAGCCCGGCGTCGCGGACGTTGGCCAGCGTGTCCAGCCGGTCACGGTAGCTGTGGGTGGAGACGATCTGCTCGTAGAACTCCTCCGACGTGTCGAGGTTGTGGTTGTAGTAGTCGAGGCCCGCGTCCTTCAGCGCGTCGGCCTGCGGGCGGGTCAGCATGCCCAGCGTCATGCAGGCTTCCAGCCCCAGATCCTTCACGTCGCGGACGATGTTCGCCAGCTTCTCGACGTCGCGGTCCTTCAGCTCGCGCCACGCAGCACCCATGCAGAAGCGGCCGGCGCCCGCCTGCTTGGCCTTCTCCGCGGCGGCGCGCACCTGGGCGCGGTCCAGCAGCTTCTCCGCCTCGACGCCGGTGTCGTACTTCACGCTCTGCGCGCAGTACTTGCAGTCCTCCTGACAGCCGCCGGTCTTGATGTTCAGCAGGGTGGAGAGCTGGACCTTGTTCGGGTCGTGATGCTGGCGGTGCGTCTCGTGGGCGCGATGCAGCAGCTCCATGAAAGGCAGCTCGAACAGGGCCAGGATGTCCTCGCGGGTCCAGCGCCGGGCGGTGGTGGAGGCGGCAGTGGGATCCGCGGTCTGCATGGCGGTGTCGGGCATGGTCGGTCCTCGGGAAAAGCGAATCAGAGAAGGGTATCGGCGGCGTCGCGGATCGCGGCGTAGGCGCGGTCCAGCTGCCCGTCCGTCACGCAGTAGGGCGGCAGCAGGTATATCACGGGGCCGAGCGGGCGCAGCAGCAATCCCCGCTCCAGGAAGAAGCGCTTCAGCGTCTGCCCGACCGCGGCGGTGTAGCCCTGGGCGTCGGTCACCTCGATGGCGGCGATGGTGCCCATGACGCGCCCGCGCGACAGCTTCGGGTGGCCGGACAGATCGGCGATGGCGGCGCGGTGCCGCGCCTCGATGCGCGCGAGGTTCGCTGCGGTCTCCGCCGAGGTGGTCAGGTCGAGCGAGGCCAGGGCCGCGGCGCAGCCCAGCGGGTTGGCGGTGAAGCTGTGGCCGTGGGCGAAGGCCCGGTCGAAGCCGGCGCCGAGGAACGCCTCGTAGATCGAAGCGCCGCAGGCGGTGACCGACAGCGGCAGGAAACCGCCGGTCAGCCCTTTGGACAGGCAGATCAGGTCCGGCGCGACCCCGGCCTTCTGGCTGGCGAACAGGGCGCCGGTGCGGCCGAAGCCGGTCATCACCTCGTCGAAGATCACCAGACCGGCCGCCGCCCGCACCCGCGCCGCCATGGCCCGCAGGAACTCCGGACGGCAGAAGCGCATGCCCGACGCGCCCTGGACCAGCGGTTCGATGATGACGGCGACCATCTCCGTCCCGTTGGCAGCCAGCCAGCGGTCGAGCCAGGCCAGCGCCGCGGCCTCCTTCGCCTCGACCTCCGGGTCGTCGTCCCAGGTGGCCGGGTAGGGCATGCGGTCGACGGCGAACAGCAACTCCTGGAACGGCTCGTAGAAGCCGGAGCCGACCCCCGCCGCCATCGCGCCAAAGGTGTCGCCGTGGTAGCTGCCCTCGAAGGCGAGGAAGCGGCGGCGCTGGCCCTCGCCCTTGTTACGCCAGTACTGCCAAGCGAGCTTCAGCGCCACCTCCACCGCGGTCGAGCCGTTGTCGGAGTAGAAGACGCGGTCGAGATTTCCCGGCAGCACCTCGGCCAGCCGGGCGGCGAGGCGCGCGGCGGGGCTGTGGGTGAAGTCGGCGAAGATCACCTGCTCCAGCCGGTGCGCCTGCTCCGCGATGGCCCCGGCGATGGCCGGGTGGGCGTGGCCGTGCAGGTTCACCCACCAGGAGGAGATGAGGTCCAGGATTTCCCGCCCGTCCTCGGTGAACAGGCTGACCCCCTTGCCGTGGGTGACGGCCAGCGGCTCCGGCGCGGTCTGCGCCTGGGTGAAGGGATGCCAGACGTGGCGCCGGTCGAGAGAAACGGTGTCGGTCATGGAAACACGCTGTCGAAGGAAGGAATGAGGGCCGCCGCCTCGGTGACGGTTTCGGAGTCGAGACGGTCGAGCGTGGGAATCTCGGCCAGCACGCGGACCTTGCCGAACCGCTCGATGGCGGCGCGGTTGCCGGGGTTGGGCAGGCCGTTCAGCACCACTCCGGCCACCGCCAGCCCGCGCGCCCGCAGCGCCTCCAGGCTGAGCAGCGTGTGGTTGATGGTTCCGAGCGTGCTGCGCGCCACCAGCACCACCGGCAGGCCGAAGCGGGCGATCAGGTCGATGATGAAGACGTCCTCCGTCACCGGCACCATCAGCCCGCCGGCCCCCTCCACCACCAGCGGGCGGTCGGTGTCGGGCAGAGCCAGGGTGCCGGCGTCGATGGCGACGCCCTCCAACTCCGCCGCGGCGTGCGGGGACAGCGGCTCGGCCAGTGCGCAAGCCGGCGGGTGGACGCGCTCCGCGGGCAGGGCGGCGAGGGAGGCGACGGTGGGGGTGTCGCCCGGTTCGTCCTTCAGGCCGGTTTGCAGGGGCTTCCAATAGGCGGCGTCCCAGGCCCGCGCGAGCAGGGCGGAGACCAGCGTCTTGCCGACGCCGGTGTCGGTGCCGGTGACAAACACCCCGCGGGGCTGGGCGCCGTCCTTGCGGAACAGGCCGTAGGCGATGTGATGGGTCATGGTCAGTCCTTCCGGCCGTTCCAGCCGGCGCAGCACGCGGCGCAGGGCGCCCGGAGGCAGGGGGCGGCGGCCCTCCGCCGGCAGATGGGCGCCGATGCCCTTCAGTTCGGCCAGGAACTCCAGCCCGTCGGCGTGACGGCGGAGCAGCCGCTCCTCCTCGACCGATCCCGCGCCGCCGGCGGGCCACAGCCGGTCGAGGGCGTGGCGGGTGGGGTAGGCGGGAATCCCAGCCTCCAGCCCGAGCGCATGGTGGGCCTCCCGCCATTCGCGGAAGCTGTCGGCGGCCAACGTTGCGACGGCGATGCGCCCTCCCGGCGCCAGCAGCCCCACCCAGTGCGCCAGAGCGGCGGCGGGGTCGCGGAACCATTGCAGGGCGAGGCTGGAGACGATCAGGTCGAAGGGGCCGTCGAGGTCCGGCTGTTCCCCGTCCACGATCCGGAACGCGGAATCAGCCGGGTCGCCCAACGTGGCGCGGCAGCGCGCCAGCATGTCCGGCGACAGGTCGGTGAGCAGCCAGTCCGCCGGTCCGATCCGCTCACGCAGGGCGCGGCTGAGGAAGCCGGTGCCACAGCCGATCTCCAGCACGCGGGGGCGGGGCGGCAAGGGGAGGCGGGCGACGCGCTCCGCCAGACGCTCCGCCGCGATGCGCTGCACGGCGGCGTGCTCCTCGTAGCGGGGGGCGGCCTCGCCGAAGGCGGCGGCGATGGCGGCCTTGCGCGGGTCGACGGTCATGCCGTCAGTCCGGCGGC harbors:
- the bioD gene encoding dethiobiotin synthase, coding for MTVDPRKAAIAAAFGEAAPRYEEHAAVQRIAAERLAERVARLPLPPRPRVLEIGCGTGFLSRALRERIGPADWLLTDLSPDMLARCRATLGDPADSAFRIVDGEQPDLDGPFDLIVSSLALQWFRDPAAALAHWVGLLAPGGRIAVATLAADSFREWREAHHALGLEAGIPAYPTRHALDRLWPAGGAGSVEEERLLRRHADGLEFLAELKGIGAHLPAEGRRPLPPGALRRVLRRLERPEGLTMTHHIAYGLFRKDGAQPRGVFVTGTDTGVGKTLVSALLARAWDAAYWKPLQTGLKDEPGDTPTVASLAALPAERVHPPACALAEPLSPHAAAELEGVAIDAGTLALPDTDRPLVVEGAGGLMVPVTEDVFIIDLIARFGLPVVLVARSTLGTINHTLLSLEALRARGLAVAGVVLNGLPNPGNRAAIERFGKVRVLAEIPTLDRLDSETVTEAAALIPSFDSVFP
- the bioB gene encoding biotin synthase BioB → MPDTAMQTADPTAASTTARRWTREDILALFELPFMELLHRAHETHRQHHDPNKVQLSTLLNIKTGGCQEDCKYCAQSVKYDTGVEAEKLLDRAQVRAAAEKAKQAGAGRFCMGAAWRELKDRDVEKLANIVRDVKDLGLEACMTLGMLTRPQADALKDAGLDYYNHNLDTSEEFYEQIVSTHSYRDRLDTLANVRDAGLKVCSGGIVGLGESRVDRAGLLETLANLSPQPESVPINKLVSVAGTPLGGVDALDAFEFIRTIAVARILMPRSYVRLSAGRRSLSDEGQALCFYAGANSIFYGDKLLTTGNPEHEADRRLFDRLGLEADGGAH
- the bioA gene encoding adenosylmethionine--8-amino-7-oxononanoate transaminase, giving the protein MTDTVSLDRRHVWHPFTQAQTAPEPLAVTHGKGVSLFTEDGREILDLISSWWVNLHGHAHPAIAGAIAEQAHRLEQVIFADFTHSPAARLAARLAEVLPGNLDRVFYSDNGSTAVEVALKLAWQYWRNKGEGQRRRFLAFEGSYHGDTFGAMAAGVGSGFYEPFQELLFAVDRMPYPATWDDDPEVEAKEAAALAWLDRWLAANGTEMVAVIIEPLVQGASGMRFCRPEFLRAMAARVRAAAGLVIFDEVMTGFGRTGALFASQKAGVAPDLICLSKGLTGGFLPLSVTACGASIYEAFLGAGFDRAFAHGHSFTANPLGCAAALASLDLTTSAETAANLARIEARHRAAIADLSGHPKLSRGRVMGTIAAIEVTDAQGYTAAVGQTLKRFFLERGLLLRPLGPVIYLLPPYCVTDGQLDRAYAAIRDAADTLL